Within Takifugu flavidus isolate HTHZ2018 chromosome 12, ASM371156v2, whole genome shotgun sequence, the genomic segment TGTACTGCTGATCTTTTGCAAGACTCTCTTGTAAACGGAAGAAGAAAGCTGATCCTGGATCTCCGTGTGCGGGGAAGATCCCCCCAGATCGTGAGAGAGGACGGGTCGGAAAGACGAAATCTGTCGAAGATGAAGGCTCCTGCATGggtttgctgcagctgcagtcttCTGACTGTGATCCACGTGTCTGTGGGTGAGATGTACACGTCCCTGCTCAACACCAAACAGGCGATGAGCGTTGAACGGAAGCTTATCGATTATTTAGGAACTTACATTGATCAGGAGTTAGAGAGGCTGGAGGACATCAAGCGGTGAGTGACACGCATGACCACGCAGGTTTGAAAGTTTGGACCAAGTACAAGAAAGGGAGTTAAAGGACTAATTCAATCGATATATTCAATTAAAAATCAATCTTGAGTGAGAAGATAGGAATCCTGTGTTTAAAGCCCATTCATGCACGTGCTGTGGTCAGAAATTCCCCGGAATTTATGTTGTTATTGGAATCTAACAATACATCATCAGGGAGTGGAGAGCCTTTTCTCTGTCTTAATCAGTGGTTTTTAAACTGGGTTCAATTGGACCCCAGGGGTTCGGTGAGTCAGTCTCAGGGGTTTGGTTGAAATATTTAGACTCTAAATatttcaaatataaataaatattatggGGGCATGGCTATATAATCAGGCTGGTTTTTCCAATCTCGGTATAAAACAAACTGTATTGTTTCCTCCAGTTTTTATGCCAAGGTTTCCAGCCTGCACGCCGAACTGTACAACAGCCCGGCAACTGCACTGACAAACCCGCTGGTGGCGTTTACTCTCATCAAGAGGCTGCAGTCGGAGTGGCTGCATGTTGTCTACAGCAACGAGGCTCTGGAGAACGCACAAGGTTTGACTTTGGCTTCTTTGCAGACACATCTGGTGATGATAACTGTTGtcatcacccacccaccctacCCCCGTTCACCTTATGACCCCGCACTGTTCAGCCCTCAGGTCGGGTTACGAGAAGGAAGAGGCAGATCTTCCTAATCTGGAGGACCTCCAGGGGGCTGCGAAGGGGCTGATGAGATTGCAGGATGTGTATTCTCTCCAGGTTCCAGGCCTTGTGAGGGGACGGTTCCAGAGGGTCACAAACGGCAGGAGCGTTGACATACACCTACCCGCCGTGTCGGTGCAGTTATCTGGGGATGACTGCTTCCTGGTTGGAAAGGTGCATGCCAATATTTTTTTCTTGCCTCCAAAATGAACAAGGATGTACTTCAACTTaattgaagaaaatgaaaaccacccccaaaaaacaaacctaaaagttaaaaatattttcattctGCAGAAAAATGATGCTTTGTAACGGAGTTTGAGATACTGACTAATGCATCAATGTCGTAATATcttcatttgcacattttttttcctgtttttggcaTCCGGCTTATAATTCAAACCACCTCAAAAGTATAAACCAGAAGGTTTCTTTGCTGAAGCTGATAATTGGAACAGATTTGCATACACAGTGGGCATCCCCAACCAACATAATTGCTCCTACTTGTGTTAAAATACAGTCTGAGGTTACAGCAATTGTTCCCCCATTATGTGTTTTGACCCCTGTTTTCTATAAATCATGCAAAGGAAATTGCTGAAATAGTGCAGAAATGTCTCTTGTTTCGCCCTTTGTTTAAGTTTTTCCAAAGTTTTGGAAATTTCTCTGAAAGGAGAAGAAGCCGAGATAATTAAAAAGGCAACCTGTAAACATAGAAAACCAGATGGATGCTTTTAGGCCCCCTTGTACCCTATAAAGAAGGTTAAGAGCATGTTATTTTCCGTAAAAGGAGCTTTAATACACCATTGGTCCTCCACGCTGTGTAAGTATTTGATTGAATAAAGGATAAAGTAGTCAACACATTTAACCAACCAAAAGACAACACAGCAGGGTGGTCGGACTCTGGCACCTATAAACCCAAACATATCTAAAATCAAGAATTTAACATTTGGACTCCAGTTTAGCGGGTGCCCACATGCTGGAATGGCTGGCAGTTTACCAGAATTCTATTGAGCTTGCCAACGAGTTAATGGAAGTAACCAAGGTGTTTACACAGGTGGCCTACGACCAGGAAGACTACTACCACTCTGTACAGTGGCTGGAGGAGTCAGTGCGTCTCTTCAGGGGAACCGGAAGCAAGTGGAGTCCAGAGAATGAAGGAACGCTGCACGATGCTCTAGATCATCTGGCTTTCTCTCACTTCATGGTTGGTGACAGAAACTGGGCAGTTGTGACATGATTGATGGGGGTTGTCACTCTAAAATCCCTCTCTCACATCAGACAGGAAACATCTCACATGCTCTCAGTCTTTCCCAGGAGTTACTGCATTACGGTAAGGCGTTTCCATTAACTGTTCCATCCAAGATGATCATATTATCGTCCAGACTGAATCGTTTTAATTACAAAATATCCCCTGTAAGAATATTCCAGTTTATCTTACAATTTCCTCTTAGATCCTTCGAATGGAAGAGTTTTGCAGAACATTTATAAATATGAAAAGCTGCTGGCTTCTAATTCATCTAAATCAGCTGGTGGGCTGAAGAGACCCTCCTGCAAATATTTAAGGACCAGGGACACTTATGAGAGACTGTGCCAGACCCGAGGCTCTCAGGTAGGTCTCTGAAAGCTGTGTCCTCAGAAAAATGCAGTTATTTCAAACCCTGCATTAGTTAAAATTAGGTTTAAGACCTGATATCTCTTCTGTTACATAACATGACCTGAGCAAGCAATTGggttttctgctgtgtttatgcAACCCACTACTGGCAGCTGCAGGATAAGAGCcgaaacagagaggaaatgtgacattttgtttGCACAACACCCAAACAAACGGACACGAGGACAACACCCTGGCGCTAATCTTTCCATGTTGTTTACATAGTTatgtcttcctcatcttcatatTCTGTGTAAATCTGACAGAATCCCCTCAATATTTGCACCTGTGGCAAATTAGGCTGCTTATAAGCTGAAGTTGTACCATGAGGAAGGAGGTAAACCTCAAAATACAGTCAGGGGATGAACAGAGGCTAAGCTGCATGATCAAATATACTCTAGAATGTAGCGGTTTAAGTTTGCTTCACACGTGTTTGTCTTAACAGCCGGTGCATTTTGAAAATCCACAACTTTTCTGTGATAACTTCGCCAACGGCCACCCAGGGCTTCTTCTCCGGCCTGTCAGACGCGAAGTGTTGAGTCTGAGGCCATATGTTGTTTTGTACCACGACTTCATCAGCGACAGCGAGAGTGAGGAAATCAAGCAGCATGCCCAGTTGGGGGTGAGTGGTGAGGATCCAGTAAAGGATGTTTAGACTAGTATTCCTGATCCAAACCATCTGAAATGTGCTGATGTCATAACTGCAGACAATAATCTTAGAGACTGTTTTTCACTGTGACAAATTTCACAATTGAAAATAAATTTGTCAGTTTTTTCGAGTCAGACTATTTTCTATAATAATTTAATATAAATTCCTTAGTCCGCTTTGGTGGGGGGGTCCTCTGGCTGCTGGGTTCTGAACCAGCCGGGTAGATGAACTGTTATGcgtgcaaatatttaaaaagtccTAAAAGAATGAGAGGTGCATTACTATGAAAACATGGCTGAAGAACCCTGCTGGGCTCTACCGGCAAAGATTCAGACCTCTATCGCTGAGTTCTGTGCTCATCTATCAAAAATCTTAACAGCCGCAGCTGCTCATGGTTAACTGACTCGGTTTCTCCAGGGCATATTTGGAAGATTGAGTCAAGTGGTGCCCTGAGGTTTACTGGTTTGGAATGAGTTTTCCACCCTTTTCTCTTAGGGGAAACCCAGCATTTATTTCATCATTGCATCAGGGTGTGGATTTATGGCGTAAGTGTCAGAGCATAGCAATGACTTATGGCTCGCCTGCGCCTTAATCTTGTATGAAACTTTCAGTAGCTTatattttagcttttaaaaGACTCAATTTGTGGAGTTTTTCAGTGATTTTTCATACTCGTTGGAGCATGAAACTAGAAGTACGGAGTGTGAATCTTCTAAAGATGGGGGGGAGTTACTGCCAGGAAAATGTGGTATCTGATCTCTTTAAAGTCTCTCCTTGGCACATTAGTGTGTAATTTGCGGTCCATTGTACAGGCGAATTGTGTTTTAGTGCAGCGTTTTTGAATCCACGTGGCAGATTCACTCGTCTCTCGGTCCTAATGTTGGACATTTGATATGAGTATGCTGTCATGCACTTATTACTCACATGCTGATGCAGCTGTGGAGCAAGTCACCAAAGCATAGCTATTCTAATACTCACCCATttcaaacagctttttttttgtctttgctgtcaAGTTGAGACGGTCTGTGGTGGCAACTGGAGACAAACAAGCAACTGCAGAGTACCGCATCAGCAAAAGGTAGAAATAAGGACGTTATTATTACCATTGTTGGCTATTGGCTCagacacatttgtttcacaTCTGCACCTAAAAGTAGCAGCAGCCTACATGATACTGCCTCAGCTGTAATTATAACAATATGTCATATTTCTAGTGCCTGGCTGAAGGGCTCTGCACACTCCACCGTTAGCAGGCTGGACCAGAAGATCTCCATGCTGACAGGTCTGAATGTGCAGCATCCACATGGAGAGTACCTGCAGGTGGTGAATTACGGCATCGGCGGCCATTATGAACCCCACTTTGACCACGCTACATCACCGTCTAGTCCTGTCTTCAAGCTGAAAACCGGCAATCGGGTGGCAACTTTTATGATCTATGTGAGTCAGAAAGCAGCCAGGAGGTTCTCTTCACTCCTGCTTTTCAAAAGTcataattaaaaacacagcaagGCTTCGGCTCTGAACACTGGTGAGGTTTTTGGAACAACCAACGTCACAACTAGATCTGAAGAGGCAACCAGTACAGTGGCTTTATAGATGATGTTTTGATCTATCTGGCATTATGAAGCCTCTGTGTTTCTATAGACACTGACTTTGTAGTGGCTTCCCATGAAAGAAAGTCTTTTCCCCCCACAGCTCAGCTCCGTCGAGGCGGGGGGCTCCACAGCCTTCATCTACGCCAACTTCAGTGTTCCTGTCATGAAGGTAAACTTCTAAGCTCATCCTGTTTTTTACCTCATATCAATTTCGCCTCAGGGTCGGTGAAAAGGTCAGATCAGACAGATATTTCACAACAGTGGAGTGAAGCCCGAGTCGAGGATCGTTTTGGGCCAATGTTTTGTCTCTATTAGGGATTTGTTAGTCACTTTTAAGCCAAATAACTTTTTGTTACagttattaaaatgaatttgttattttattttacagaatgCTGCCATCTTTTGGTGGAATCTCCACAGGAATGGTGAGGGCGACGCAGACACCCTCCA encodes:
- the p4ha3 gene encoding prolyl 4-hydroxylase subunit alpha-3 isoform X3, which encodes MGLLQLQSSDCDPRVCGFYAKVSSLHAELYNSPATALTNPLVAFTLIKRLQSEWLHVVYSNEALENAQALRSGYEKEEADLPNLEDLQGAAKGLMRLQDVYSLQVPGLVRGRFQRVTNGRSVDIHLPAVSVQLSGDDCFLVGKVAYDQEDYYHSVQWLEESVRLFRGTGSKWSPENEGTLHDALDHLAFSHFMTGNISHALSLSQELLHYDPSNGRVLQNIYKYEKLLASNSSKSAGGLKRPSCKYLRTRDTYERLCQTRGSQPVHFENPQLFCDNFANGHPGLLLRPVRREVLSLRPYVVLYHDFISDSESEEIKQHAQLGLRRSVVATGDKQATAEYRISKSAWLKGSAHSTVSRLDQKISMLTGLNVQHPHGEYLQVVNYGIGGHYEPHFDHATSPSSPVFKLKTGNRVATFMIYLSSVEAGGSTAFIYANFSVPVMKNAAIFWWNLHRNGEGDADTLHAGCPVLIGDKWVANKWIHEYGQEFQRRCSLNPEE
- the p4ha3 gene encoding prolyl 4-hydroxylase subunit alpha-3 isoform X1, with amino-acid sequence MKAPAWVCCSCSLLTVIHVSVGEMYTSLLNTKQAMSVERKLIDYLGTYIDQELERLEDIKRFYAKVSSLHAELYNSPATALTNPLVAFTLIKRLQSEWLHVVYSNEALENAQALRSGYEKEEADLPNLEDLQGAAKGLMRLQDVYSLQVPGLVRGRFQRVTNGRSVDIHLPAVSVQLSGDDCFLVGKVAYDQEDYYHSVQWLEESVRLFRGTGSKWSPENEGTLHDALDHLAFSHFMTGNISHALSLSQELLHYDPSNGRVLQNIYKYEKLLASNSSKSAGGLKRPSCKYLRTRDTYERLCQTRGSQPVHFENPQLFCDNFANGHPGLLLRPVRREVLSLRPYVVLYHDFISDSESEEIKQHAQLGLRRSVVATGDKQATAEYRISKSAWLKGSAHSTVSRLDQKISMLTGLNVQHPHGEYLQVVNYGIGGHYEPHFDHATSPSSPVFKLKTGNRVATFMIYLSSVEAGGSTAFIYANFSVPVMKNAAIFWWNLHRNGEGDADTLHAGCPVLIGDKWVANKWIHEYGQEFQRRCSLNPEE
- the p4ha3 gene encoding prolyl 4-hydroxylase subunit alpha-3 isoform X2; translated protein: MKAPAWVCCSCSLLTVIHVSVGEMYTSLLNTKQAMSVERKLIDYLGTYIDQELERLEDIKRFYAKVSSLHAELYNSPATALTNPLVAFTLIKRLQSEWLHVVYSNEALENAQALRSGYEKEEADLPNLEDLQGAAKGLMRLQDVYSLQVPGLVRGRFQRVTNGRSVDIHLPAVSVQLSGDDCFLVGKVAYDQEDYYHSVQWLEESVRLFRGTGSKWSPENEGTLHDALDHLAFSHFMTGNISHALSLSQELLHYDPSNGRVLQNIYKYEKLLASNSSKSAGGLKRPSCKYLRTRDTYERLCQTRGSQPVHFENPQLFCDNFANGHPGLLLRPVRREVLSLRPYVVLYHDFISDSESEEIKQHAQLGLRRSVVATGDKQATAEYRISKSAWLKGSAHSTVSRLDQKISMLTGLNVQHPHGEYLQVVNYGIGGHYEPHFDHATSPSSPVFKLKTGNRVATFMIYLSSVEAGGSTAFIYANFSVPVMKNAAIFWWNLHRNGEGDADTLHAGCPVLIGDKWG